The segment AGGCAAGGCAGTCTTACTCGTGTGATAGAGCAGGAGACTATAGTTATTAAAAGTAATttgaatatacaaaaatataaattcaacaTCAAATTAAGgatttgttataaaattaaatattgataaACTCATGTATTGACCATCAAATCTATAAATGagattatttctattatttggTGTAGCATACTACCGTAAGtcagcttttattatttcattatatacaTTGACAAattcacacacaattttttgattcaatgaaaacattttccgATCCATGTGTACTTGCAGAGGGGCTACAGATGATTTTGCAGAAGAGTCAAAATCGAAAACCAACAAAGAGAAGAACTTAAGTGCAGGATTGTTGTCACCACACAGAAGTTCACTTCACGGTTTCTCAAGTCACATTGTGAACAAGTGATTACTGGATTGAGCTGGTCACTAGAGACCGTCTGTAAAACAGCTTGAAACAACAATCGTCGCTGAACTTTAGCTATGTCGGTGTCAGACTACCCTTTAATCTCCTCCCCAGTCTCCACAAATATCTTTGACCAAGCATATCAATACGACACGGACTTAGAAAACGAGTACGAATCTTTCAGAGGAGCAGTATACAACAGTTTGCAAATAATACTTTCCTTGCAAGCAGTCCTCATCGTCGCAACAAACCTTTTCCTGCTCGTTGTCATCCTCTCCAAGTCGGCACTACGGAGTCGCCTTCGCAACCAACTGCTGATCAGCATGGCGGTCTCAAATCTCACAGAAGGCATCTTCAACATTCCTTCTATTGTTgatttattcacaaaacaagATTGGATTCATGAATGTTACCCTCTTGTGTCCCACACTGTGTTTTCGCGTTACACAAATAACTGCATCATTGTCTTGGGGTTGGTTTTGCTGGTCGTCTCCTACCTTTGCCGCCTAAAATCGTACGGTGGTCCAGCATTCTTTCTGCGCATGTCTTCGCGCACAAAGAAATACGTGGCCTCTCTGCTGTTCGTGCTTTTACCGTGGATAATAGCGATTCCTCTGACTTTTTCCATCGCTTTGAGTGGGATACCTCAAAGGCTAATGGATAATTATTGGTACAAttcattctgtatttttttcatggaaCGTTGGGCCGAATTCACGTTGAGTATTTTTATCGTATTTATTCCTGTCGTGCTCATGATCGTCTTGGTTATACTTACCCTCATCGTGTACAGAAGACAGACAGTGATTGGCGGTCCTACAGACCAGAATACAACGCTCGAAGGTCCCTCTGTGCATGTGGCTGCTGCAATAATCTGTATCATTGTGTCTGTGGCCAAAGGTCTTGACACTTTCATAATAAATCTCTTTTCGTCACACGAGATAGAGATTGTCACATCAGCCACCCTCTTATGTATAATCAGCATGATGCCATTTGTCCTGGCTCTTCTATGGCTGCTGGCCCTGAAGGACTTGCGAGCACATTCATGCGAGATGTTAGCCCGAATTTCCGTCAAGTTTTGCAAAAAGAGTACTTCTGACTCATCAGCATTGGTGACTTTTAACGCACTTAGCCAAGAACTCTCGACGATTTGATTTTAATTGGTCTGACACGTGCTACACGTTTTATGTCAAATTATGATTTATGTTTTAAGTACTTTTGATTTTTGAGCCATTCACATGTGTACAAGTTATTCCAGATGTGCTAAACTTTgatttaaatttcttattgACTGAAGTcctcacattttatttaaagctgTCAAAATCACGTTTCAACTGTTGTCCTAAGTTGGTCCCCCACTacttaaattcttaaaaactATTTAGAGAACTCACTGATTGTAAGATGgatgccatatttttttaatctttcagtTAGCACTAAAATTAGCAGGCTAATTTTAAGGTTGATAATTTTCTGTGGCCTGCGAATGATTTATAAATTTCCAAATGACCCTTGGCACCAAAAAGGTTCCCCTCCCCTGTCTTGAAGTACTGACATATTGCAGTAAATGCCACACATACACTATTATAATCCGATGTAtgtatttatactttattaCGCCTACATACAAGTGcatctttttttaagtaataaagTTTCACAACGTATACAAATCACACAACAAATGAgttgggttttcttttaaactacAAATACTGAACACATGCCTCGTGTTACAAGACACTAATATTTGCCCCGATGCATTTTTTTGGTGCTTACACTTTGTGCATGGCTTTTTATAGCAGTTTTCCCCAACGGGCAGCAACTCAACTACACCACTATCCTCCCTCCAAGACCCCGCCCTTCCCGCCAGTTTAACTATTGATTGCAAACCTGCAAAGAATCATAGCCGCAAAAGTGAAACCTGCGAGTGCCGATTGTAATTCGTCTGAAATCAACGTATTGCGATTCTGCGATTCCTTTCAACTAATTTTTACCCTCTCAGCAGAAATAGCTGCATGAAACCTATTAATTTCCAACAGTGCATGTTTTCGCATGCTgctcctcaaaaaaaaaaaaaaaaaaaaaaaaaaatgtataagcTGTTGTTTCTCACAATAGTAACGCATGAGAATCACGCCATTTAAAGCGACGTCATTCTACGCCCCTGTAAATGTGTCACCTGCACAGTTGCTTATTTTCAGTCGAGGAATTACAGTAAAGGCGACTTGTCCTTAGGTAAACTGAAGCGTTTATCACGCCACCGGCTGGCCTGATCGCCCATACCACGACCCACACAGCCGGTGCGTGCTCCTGCAGGCGGCCGAGTCCAAGTTTCGAGGAAGGCGGCGTGCCCAGCCCGACCCCTGCTGAAGTCGatgaaataatgataatgataacaacagCAGTGGAAGTATAGAAAATCACAAATGCAGTTGAAATATTCAATGACAATATTACAGGAAATTTCGCTAACTCATGGTTGTCTTACAACTTGCAGTATATaattctgattattttattttttgttgcttgcacctggaaaataattattaactcTTGAAATTATACCGCTTTATACgtatgaaaagagaaaaaagacgctgtaaacatttaaaataagcagcaaacctttttttttaggtcGGCGGGTCTGTGACTAAGGCCAACGATCTGTCTTTCGATCGTCACTTCTGCATCCACGGGTTCAAGGCCGTGCCCTTTAGGTTTTTTCATAAAGAGGAGAGAACTCGAGCTTGTTCGGCATATTTAAGCAGACGATAGAGCAGTCGTGTTGAGATAGTGATTTTGTGATATAGGAGTTTTGTGTAAAGATCTTTTTCGTTGTTGTCAACTTGTTTTCATATTCGTCTGTGAATAACAAGAAAATCATGTTTCAAGGCGACAAGGTAAGGTTTTTTCCTTGTTCGGTCAGATTTTGCTATCTCTGTTAGTCAGATTTCCAAATCAGTGACAGATCAGAGATCAAAGGCTATCACTTCAGTATatgattaattttattattaagcaaCTTAGTAGTGCATACACATGTATTTTCTGAGAATGCGTACTTCTGGTaatatattttctgcttttgtcaGGATACTAATGTAAGCCGGCACATCTTAATTATTCATCGTCAAATATCTGTTTCACCAAAACAGACATCACTAGAACTATACCGAAGTTCTAATGCAAAATTATCTTTATTGAGGATGACAGCAACAACGAGGAACGTTGACTTAAACCTCTAAATCAAAATAAAGCAagctagtttttaaaatgtcaacaatgGTACATCGAAGGGCTGGGCACGAAGTCGTCTGAGCAAATCAGCCAATGAGGTTTTGAACCGGCGTCGTGCCATCGCGAGCTAGCTTTTGAGCTGACTGCATGGTTGCATAGTTTTCCACAGTTATTACCATTAACAACTCAAAGAAAAGATGTTTAATTATTTCAGTCGCCGTTTTTTAACTGAAGTCAAGAAAGTTGTTATAACAAAGGAATATGTAATGAACCCGCTGACTGTTCCTCTCCAGTAATGTgctatttttagatttttaccGCTACCGCCAATGACGTCCTTGCTAAGGCTGAGTTAATATAGTGAGGTTTCGAAATTTTTATACTTCTGTCAACTTTTTAATGGAAGAATCTTAAAACACTTACATAAAACTTATATATGTTACGAAAAAGCATGTTTGATAGACATGCTCGTGTAGTCACTTTGATGTAAGGTGACTTGACATCGATGTAGTCAACATCAACATGGCGATGCTCGGTGATAAACACGCAGTGAACGCCTTCTATGTTAAGCGAAAGTATGTTAAAGATATTTGCCTTCTAATTCGGTATGCTTACTGTGTGCTTAAATAggactgtttttttaatttattaaatgtttaactATACCTATAAAAGTTTATTATAGTCAACGGATGGTAAACTATTACAAAATCCAGCCACGTTGGAGTTTACTTCTCGCtagaaaagagttttaaaataattttagtagCACTGATACCCACTTGGGTTTCATAATTTGaccgactttaaaaaaattcttaagtAACAGTGAATAATGAAGGACAAAGTGTTTTCAAGGATTATGGTTTCCAGTTTGTGTCAGTGTAagttttgtgtatatatgtatctaTAAAATACTAAGGAAGTGTTTGGctttattgtttataaagtttattgGTTTTCAGTTGATTCCTCTTCCATATTTGACGCATAACAGCATGGTGCTGTCACGGCTTTTCCGTGAATATGGAAAAATATGTGCAACTCACCCGTGGGAGGTGATCATCATCTCTCTCACTGTCATGCTCAGTCTGGTGTCAGTGAGTGCTTACCCTAGTCCTGAAATTGACAAGATATGTGGGTGGAACCATGTATGTGAAAATGCTGAGGTTAGAATTTTGCTTTCACTTTTCCCAATAGACATTTCTGTGCATGTTACTGTTTAGTAATTGTAAATTGCTTAACAGTCAAAAGAATGTTGTCCATGTAATTACTGTAAATTTAAGATTATACGCTGCAACTTTTATTCCCAGCTTTAAACCATGGAGCTTTTTCCAAttgattaatttttcaattAGCTCCCTGTTAAAGGGTTAACTGTTCACTTTTTTTAGTCAAACTTAGTCAACAATCACGAAAACTAAAAAGATACCTCCATGACAGTAAGACGTAGTCTCATTGccttttcattcaaaataaatccTTTAAGGGTTAACATACCATGCAATGAATTCActttttttgtgtaatgtttaacAGCTTCTATGCGCTTCCATCTTCCAAGAGCAGACAACTTTGCATTATCCACTCATTGCAAAGTAGTACAGGCGTTCCTCAGGTTACGTCAGCCCCAAGTTACAATGTTTTGTGATTacaacacatctcccatttactgtataaagccttggtTCCACTTAAACATCGTAACGCAAACTTCATGTTTGGTGaagaattaaatgtattttatatgtggtttttgataatttctgtgttaggataggtgttaggataagtgcttacaatATGCTATTTAGGTAtagtatgtacgtatgttccaACTTACAGCAAAAATTGGTTTACAGCGCAACATAGGAATGGAGCAACGTCGTAAGTCAAGGACTGCCTGtataataaaatcatttacatgatttatgtataaaaatatcatCACTCATTTCCATATCCCTGCCCAGTATTGGTACTGCAGTGTAAGTCAAATGTGCCCTCTGCTGTTGACAACCACCCAATCCCCAATATCAAATTTAAACTGGCGCACTGGTTATATTTTTCAGGAAATACAAAACTTTAACGTTATATTGACTGTAATACGATGCCTGGCAGTTCTATACATCTATCTACACTTTAGAAATCTGCAACGTCCTGGGTCAAAATACCTTTTaggtaattctttttttcttccttaatctTGACATCTAGGTTTGAGTATTTTCAATCTTCTTGACTTGCATGTTGTCTGGTCCATGAATCTTTGTTATTACCTATTCTGTTTACTTTCACGGTTTAGCTatctatcaagaaaaaaaatgatcatgaaaaaaaggaataattatatttaggctttttaattaacagacatatttaaaatttaatgtgtAGCATGTTTTTATTCACCCACGAGAAATTGTTTAATGTCAACACAGTGAAGGCACAGAGAAATACCAGTTTTAATAGTCCTGCCTGATGGGGGAAAGTTGAAAACCGTTAAACTTTATTACAGAATCATGCATTAGACTTAAAGATGGATGTCATGCTTGAGTCTTAATACTTATTTTGATAGATTCTTGTTGGCTGCCATTCATAGAAACTGAAATATTAGGGCAACTAATTAATCATGAATATGCAAATTGTACCATCTAAAGATGGAGGTGACAgaatatttatacaatttaaGCAATAAATTGCGCGGAAAGGCTGTAGCTTAAGGAAGTTTACACCAGTATTTCTGTTAATGATTGATaattagtattttctttttaaaaaatgatagaTGAATAGCATGCTCAAATAATGAGCAGGCAATCATGTCTACACTTGTCCAGTCACAGTTGATTATAAGTATATATTAAGTACCTTTGTTGGTTTGCAGGTATTGTAGGAGTGTTCACCATTTTGGCAAGTTTCATGTTCAGTGTTGCATTCATGAAGCTGGTAGGAAGTGAACTGAGGGGACTAAGGTGAACAGTTTGCCAAAATCATGTTAAAATCTCATTGACAATGCTAAATGAGTGCATGAAGTAGAATATAACTAAAATTTAGAGAAGTTGCTTGCAACCTGTTGAACATTCCTGTTTTGAGATAAGGACATTTAAACTAACTGCCAAGGCTGATGTTAAATCTTGTTATCTAGTCTTAACACATTATCATTCTGACACCATTCTTGTATTTTGAATAGTTTTGTGTCTGCTGTGTCGAAATTAACTGCATCACTACATCTTAAATTGAAAACATAATTCATCTTTCCTTCCCCTACAGTGAAGCATTGACGGTCTTTCTTTTACTGGTGGATGTTGGGAGGGCCAGTGCTCTCCTTCGTTGTACTCTCAGATCAGAAACACAGGATGAGGTGAAGGCCAATATTGCTCACGCTATGGCTGTGATTGGCCCAGCCATTACACTTGATGCTATTGTTGAAACACTGCTTATTGGTGTGGGCACACTTTCAGGTTTGTGTTCTTATTACTCCACAGTTTTAAAATAGCttgcagtgtgtgtgagggagagaatgCTTATGTGTATGTAAAAAAGAAGTCAGGAAATGGTGGTATAAGATTGTGACAGCAAGTACAGCTATGACTAGATCTGAAACTGGTTACAAACTAAACAGCACATCTGAAGGCTAGAAATGTAGAAACCTGGTAAGCAAAGGATCAGAGCTAGACAATTTTAGCAGCTTTTTCTATGGGAAATAACTATGCTTGATCCATTTTTACTATGTGCATATTATTCAATATTCACTAGTCCATATTATAGACATATTAGTTGGCATAAACTATTCTTGGCCATTTTATCAGACATTCTTATCAGATATTGGAGCTGACACAGAGCTTAGAATCAGTCCAACAGATACATTTGGTAGTTTGCCCTCTTTTGCCTTGGCCTTGATAGGGACCGCCACTGTAGTGGTGTGATTTCTTCAAAAATAGCTAGCCTGGCTTgatgcagtcagatgttccatAGCTGATTGGGTTTACCTGTACTTTACTCCAGACTTCATCATGCCACCTTGtgcctattattattattcatcattGTGATCTGACATTTCAGTCCATATTTTCTGAGCACATGGGGCTTTGGATTGAAAAGGGCATGTAGTAGGAAGttgtttgttcctttctttaagacattttatgatgatttttttttaatacgtaAACTTCATATTTTCACTTCAATTTTGGATCGAGATGAACATGTTCACACATCTATCATGAAGGGGATATTGGCATttagtgagagagtgtgtgtgtgtgtgtgagagagcctGCATGTGCCATAAATTGGGGATCCAGTTAGGTGGTAGTCTTAATTCTTGGACTAGAATTAAGATTACGAACAAGGTGGTAAAAGGTGTGCGTGTGCACATGCAccatttatacatgtatatgaaagCAGTCCTTAGAATTAATGTACTTGTAATGtttaacttctttttgtttgaatatatttttcagcATAAACATTACTGATGTAATTGCAGCATTTCAGACTGTTGAAGAGAGTTAACTTGACAAATGTATTATCTTTCCATCAGACATAGCATATATTATAGCTGCTGCCTAGTTTTTAGAAGAAACAACTACACAGCAATTTTACATGTACCTTTGGCagttttcatttactttcatttcCCTGATAGGTGTGAAACAACTGGAGGTCCTCTGTTACTATGGGTGCTTGGCAATCATTGCTTACTATCTGGCATTCATGACTCTATACCCAGCATCTTTGGCACTTGCCTTGGAGGTATGCATTATATAAAGTAAAGCAGCATAAATCAGGAATGGTTGGGGCTCCCACCCCTCCCCCCGTGCTGACTGGGTAGAGCACCAATAGGAATGTTAAGTTTGACTTAGATCTAGgtgttttctctttgtgtgtgtgttaaacaCTCCTGAATACTCTAAAAGAACAAATGTGCTGTTAAAAgtccctccttcctcccccccccccttgctGATTTTCTTGAAATAGATTTTGCGGGAGCGCAACCAAGGCAAGCCCTTAAAGCACCTTCAGAAGTTAGCAGGCATCCAACAGAGCGAGGAGCGGGAAGAAAAGCCAAACCCAGTCAACCAATATGTCAAAATAATCATGGTAATTAAATAACATCTCCTTTATCGTTGTTTCCACTGCACTATTTAGTGCTTTTTGTTGGATCGTAGCATGTGTGGAGGAGGGATGTGTATAATGGGAATGTCcaattgtgtgcatgtataaatTTGCATGTGTTAGATAAAGGAAATACTGCTGAAAATATGGTTTGATATTGTAAACAGATTTTATATTGATGGCTAGACACTAGATAATTCCTGGTTTATAAATTTTTAAGGGATGATGTATAAATATCTGGTTTGATTCTACAACCAATTTTAAGCTGAGATGGTGGTAGGGCTGGGAGAGGGAAATAAAATGGGTGATAATAAATGATTAACTAGTTTTGTAACATTGGTTTTTGATTGctgatgaaacattttttttttaattcataagctctgtctgtgtgtgtcacatAGTCAGCAGGTTTGTTTTTGGTTCATGCTCGGAATCTTCTGGTCACCGAGGGAGGACAGGGCACTGAAAAGGGAAGTTCAGATAGGATGCTACTTGTTCCTGATCACCCTCAGGACCAACCTAAGAAACACATGGAATCTTGGCATGGCAATGTTTTTGGGTAGGTATTTGTAAAtttgctgccctatgctccactgggggcaaataggaacaagaagaagaatttgtaaattatgtaaGAACTGACAGCTGCAAGTTAACTACGACCAAGTCTTTATTGCTCTGCATAAATAATGATTGGTTTGCTTCTGAATGAAAAtttggaataaataaattttttagaacatttatttcacacatTACAGTATATTATGTCACGTCTGGtcatttgtacataaaaattataataaataaagaatgcaTCCAAAAAACCCTCCACACCCTTATTTCAGGCACTTGGACATATCAGAGAATCCTGTCACCAATTACATGTACTGCACATACAGGCATAGACTTGTACATCTGTACACTTATCTTCACTCATCATACATTCCAAACTCACACGCATGCActtaaataacttttaattaaaaagttaGTCCCTTCAAGCACATTCCATCCACACGTATATAAAACCCAATGGTATTAAGCCCACAACTCATGAGTACATATCTAGAGAGTACAAATTATATCATAGATAATCATCTTCCTACATGAacagtatatatacacacacatgtataaagTTGATAGCATTGCATATGATgtatatgaaaataatcaaGCATATGTGTACAAGCACTGGGTTTTCAGGCTGAGAGGAAACATAAGAAATGCATACTGCATAGTAAGGAATGCATTGTCCTGCAGCAGCTCATGAGTTATGCAGAGGCTAATGATCTCAAACCTTGCCAGGCAGCCTAATATAAGCCATACAGCACGGACAGCTTTAGAATGAGTGGTGAAAGATCTCATAATTGCATCTGACAATGGGATTTGATATGATCAACCATACAACTGACTCACATTGAATTTAGGGGTTCAGGGCACAGCACTTAGTTTGAATCATACCTCATCCAACATGGACAGTTGGTAGCTGTTAAAAATGTTAGGTCTAGCTTTAGCAACCAATGCCTATGTCTAttccatattctgggaataagatggcctgaaaagatctccaacagcagcctgtggaaaagaaccagaatgccactagccaagacactaaaagcgcaaatggggctggataggacacaccctgcacaaac is part of the Pomacea canaliculata isolate SZHN2017 linkage group LG13, ASM307304v1, whole genome shotgun sequence genome and harbors:
- the LOC112553958 gene encoding uncharacterized protein LOC112553958 isoform X1; protein product: MSVSDYPLISSPVSTNIFDQAYQYDTDLENEYESFRGAVYNSLQIILSLQAVLIVATNLFLLVVILSKSALRSRLRNQLLISMAVSNLTEGIFNIPSIVDLFTKQDWIHECYPLVSHTVFSRYTNNCIIVLGLVLLVVSYLCRLKSYGGPAFFLRMSSRTKKYVASLLFVLLPWIIAIPLTFSIALSGIPQRLMDNYWYNSFCIFFMERWAEFTLSIFIVFIPVVLMIVLVILTLIVYRRQTVIGGPTDQNTTLEGPSVHVAAAIICIIVSVAKGLDTFIINLFSSHEIEIVTSATLLCIISMMPFVLALLWLLALKDLRAHSCEMLARISVKFCKKSTSDSSALVTFNALSQELSTI